The proteins below come from a single Tribolium castaneum strain GA2 chromosome 9, icTriCast1.1, whole genome shotgun sequence genomic window:
- the LOC103312802 gene encoding serine/arginine repetitive matrix protein 4 — MKRPVRPPRFLPEVLQAIYELKENGGSNSTKIVSHVKSSLRSVRSYNTVRNLSTQVKRALNHAASNGIVKQRAGKFRINTEILNPNKDCMECRRRKRLQAQRRRRRRRRLQKHSITPSAQRLFEESVRRRHRYRGFSNDSDSSLPVRETRRRRKKAAKKRRRRRRKSQSEARFGNEPRRIDEELRKDIVYPDDHQEGHEMHHESRQCDNPDCLCNVKEDIEEIPNYDSPM, encoded by the exons ATGAAGAGACCAGTCCGACCGCCGCGATTTCTTCCGGAAGTGTTGCAAGCCATTTACGAGCTCAAAGAAAACGGAGGTTCCAACTCCACCAAAATCGTTAGTCATGTTAAATCGTCCTTACGCAGCGTGAGATCGTACAATACAGTCAGGAATTTATCCACGCAAGTTAAGCGAGCCCTTAACCACGCCGCGAGTAATGGCATCGTCAAACAACGTGCCGGCAAATTTAGAATCAACACGGAGATTTTAAACCCCAATAAAGACTGCATGGAATGCCGCCGAAGAAAACGGCTCCAAGCCCAGAGGAGGAGGCGCCGCCGACGAAGGCTCCAGAAACACTCAATCACTCCCAGCGCTCAGCGGCTCTTCGAGGAGTCCGTGAGACGGAGGCACAGGTACCGCGGCTTCAGCAACGACTCGGACTCCTCTCTCCCGGTGCGTGAAACAAGGAGGAGGCGAAAGAAAGCCGCCAAAAAGCGCAGAAGGAGGCGAAGGAAGTCGCAGTCTGAAGCCCGTTTCGGAAACGAGCCCAGAAGAATCGACGAGGAGTTGAGGAAAG ATATCGTGTACCCCGATGACCACCAGGAGGGCCACGAGATGCACCACGAGAGCCGCCAGTGCGACAACCCCGACTGCCTGTGCAACGTGAAGGAAGACATCGAAGAAATTCCAAATTATGATAGCCCCATGTAG